The following proteins are co-located in the Pseudomonas fluorescens genome:
- a CDS encoding pentapeptide repeat-containing protein: MSQPKLLDTPLYALLHKDDIRGFNQGRPKDGIIDMRGGDFRGLDLRDLNATGVDFTDAYFRSADLRGLDLRDCSLEGASLAHAQISGTYFPAELTADEILMSVNFGTRLRYRTK; the protein is encoded by the coding sequence ATGAGTCAGCCCAAGCTTCTTGATACCCCGCTCTACGCACTCCTGCACAAGGACGACATTCGCGGGTTCAACCAGGGACGCCCCAAAGACGGGATTATCGACATGCGCGGTGGCGACTTCCGAGGGTTGGACCTGCGTGATTTGAATGCCACAGGCGTGGACTTTACCGACGCGTATTTCCGCTCTGCCGACCTGCGCGGTCTGGATTTGCGCGACTGTTCACTGGAAGGCGCCAGCCTGGCGCATGCGCAGATCTCCGGCACCTACTTCCCCGCCGAATTGACGGCTGACGAGATCCTGATGTCGGTTAATTTCGGCACTCGCCTGCGTTACCGCACCAAGTAA
- a CDS encoding heme ABC transporter ATP-binding protein, translated as MLRVEALQVRRGRKTVLSDVTLDVLPGEVLGVLGPNGAGKSTLLGALCGELQPDQGHVWLDQQALQDWSGPQRAQRLAVLPQSSSLDFAFRVEEVVGMGRLPHQTGRVRDEEIITAALQAADIEHLSGRSYLALSGGERQRVHLARVLAQLWPGEAGQTLLLDEPTSMLDPLHQHTTLQAIRTFADRGAAVLVILHDLNLAARYCDRILLLEGGRPHALDTPAQVMRPEPLKAVFGLDVLVQPHPERGHPLIIAR; from the coding sequence ATGCTGCGAGTCGAAGCGTTGCAGGTCAGGCGTGGTCGCAAAACCGTGCTGTCGGACGTCACCCTGGACGTGTTACCGGGCGAGGTGCTCGGGGTGCTGGGCCCGAATGGCGCGGGCAAAAGCACGTTGCTCGGTGCGCTGTGCGGCGAGCTTCAGCCGGATCAGGGCCACGTATGGCTGGATCAGCAAGCCTTGCAGGACTGGAGCGGGCCACAGCGTGCCCAGCGTCTGGCAGTGTTGCCGCAGTCATCCAGCCTGGATTTCGCTTTTCGTGTCGAAGAGGTTGTAGGCATGGGCCGCTTGCCCCATCAGACCGGGCGGGTGAGAGATGAAGAAATTATTACCGCGGCGCTGCAGGCGGCGGATATCGAGCACTTGAGCGGTCGCAGTTACCTGGCCCTTTCGGGCGGTGAGCGCCAACGTGTACACCTGGCGCGGGTTTTGGCGCAATTGTGGCCGGGGGAAGCGGGGCAGACGTTACTGCTGGATGAGCCAACGTCAATGCTCGATCCCTTGCACCAACACACAACCTTGCAGGCAATTCGTACATTTGCCGACCGGGGCGCGGCAGTGTTGGTGATCCTCCATGACCTCAATCTGGCGGCGCGTTACTGTGATCGCATTCTGTTGCTGGAAGGCGGGCGTCCACATGCGCTGGACACGCCGGCACAGGTGATGCGGCCTGAGCCGCTCAAGGCGGTGTTTGGCCTGGACGTATTGGTGCAGCCACACCCCGAGCGCGGGCATCCACTGATTATTGCGCGCTGA
- a CDS encoding pyridoxal phosphate-dependent aminotransferase, translating to MAQPYSARSRAIEPFHVMALLARANELQAAGHDVIHLEIGEPDFTTAEPIIQAGQAALASGKTRYTAARGVPELREAISGFYQQRYGLSVDPERILITPGGSGALLLASSLLVDPGKHWLLADPGYPCNRHFLRLVEGAAQLVPVGPEVRYQLTADLVARHWDQDSVGALVASPANPTGTVLTRDELAGLSSAIKGRNGHLVVDEIYHGLTYGIDAASVLEVDDEAFVLNSFSKYFGMTGWRLGWLVAPPDAVSELEKLAQNLYISAPSMAQYAALACFAPQTLSILEERRAEFGRRRDFLLPALRELGFGIAVEPEGAFYLYADISAFGGDAFAFCRHFLETEHVAFTPGLDFGRYKAGHHVRFAYTQNLDRLQEAVDRIARGLRSWQG from the coding sequence ATGGCTCAGCCCTACAGTGCGCGCAGTCGCGCCATCGAACCTTTTCATGTCATGGCGTTGCTGGCGCGAGCCAACGAGCTGCAGGCAGCTGGTCATGATGTCATCCACCTGGAAATCGGCGAGCCGGATTTCACCACGGCCGAACCGATTATCCAGGCCGGCCAGGCCGCACTGGCCAGCGGCAAGACGCGCTACACCGCGGCACGTGGGGTGCCGGAGTTGCGCGAGGCCATCAGCGGTTTTTACCAGCAGCGCTACGGGCTGAGCGTCGATCCTGAGCGCATTCTGATTACCCCCGGCGGCTCCGGCGCCCTATTGCTGGCAAGCAGCCTGCTGGTGGACCCAGGCAAGCACTGGCTGCTGGCGGACCCGGGTTACCCGTGCAACCGGCACTTTTTGCGGCTGGTGGAAGGCGCGGCGCAACTGGTGCCGGTAGGCCCCGAAGTGCGCTACCAATTGACCGCCGATCTGGTTGCCAGGCATTGGGACCAGGACAGCGTTGGTGCATTGGTCGCCTCCCCTGCAAACCCCACCGGCACCGTCCTCACCCGTGATGAGTTGGCCGGGTTGTCGAGTGCCATCAAGGGGCGTAACGGCCACTTGGTGGTGGATGAGATTTATCACGGCCTTACCTACGGCATTGATGCTGCCAGCGTGCTGGAAGTCGATGACGAGGCCTTCGTCTTGAATAGTTTTTCGAAGTATTTCGGCATGACCGGCTGGCGCCTGGGCTGGCTGGTGGCGCCGCCGGATGCGGTGAGCGAATTGGAGAAGCTCGCACAAAACCTCTACATCAGTGCACCAAGCATGGCCCAGTACGCGGCGTTGGCCTGTTTTGCCCCGCAGACCCTGAGCATTCTGGAAGAGCGCCGCGCCGAGTTCGGTCGCCGGCGTGACTTCCTGTTACCCGCCTTGCGCGAGCTGGGGTTCGGCATCGCCGTGGAACCGGAAGGTGCGTTCTACTTGTATGCCGATATCAGCGCGTTCGGCGGCGATGCCTTCGCGTTCTGCCGTCATTTCCTCGAAACCGAACATGTGGCTTTTACCCCAGGGCTGGACTTCGGTCGCTATAAAGCCGGTCACCATGTGCGTTTCGCCTACACGCAAAACCTTGATCGCCTACAAGAAGCGGTGGACCGGATTGCGCGTGGCCTGCGGAGTTGGCAAGGCTGA
- the dksA gene encoding RNA polymerase-binding protein DksA — translation MSTQAKQQQTQGLNGFEPYVEKKGEEYMGEPMREHFTKILNKWKQDLMQEVDRTVDHMKDEAANFPDPADRASQEEEFALELRARDRERKLIKKIDKTLQLIKDEEYGWCESCGVEIGIRRLEARPTADLCVDCKTLAEIKEKQVGK, via the coding sequence ATGTCCACCCAAGCAAAGCAACAGCAGACTCAAGGCCTCAATGGCTTCGAACCTTACGTCGAAAAGAAAGGTGAGGAGTACATGGGCGAGCCCATGCGCGAGCACTTCACCAAAATCCTCAACAAGTGGAAACAGGACTTGATGCAGGAGGTTGACCGCACCGTTGACCATATGAAGGACGAAGCAGCCAACTTTCCGGACCCGGCCGACCGTGCCAGCCAGGAAGAAGAGTTCGCCCTCGAACTGCGCGCCCGTGATCGCGAGCGCAAGCTGATCAAGAAGATCGACAAGACGCTGCAACTGATCAAGGACGAAGAATACGGCTGGTGTGAATCCTGCGGCGTCGAGATTGGTATTCGTCGCCTGGAAGCCCGCCCGACTGCGGACCTGTGCGTAGACTGCAAGACCTTGGCTGAAATCAAGGAAAAACAGGTCGGCAAGTAA
- a CDS encoding Rieske (2Fe-2S) protein, translating to MKFLCSSDTLAPNASLGFEIDGCKLLAVRRDGVAYFYLNRCPHRGIPLEWQPDHFLDASASLIQCATHGALFLIENGECIAGPCAGQSLKALHGREDAQGLWVEL from the coding sequence ATGAAGTTTCTCTGCTCCTCCGACACGCTCGCTCCCAACGCCAGCCTCGGTTTCGAGATCGACGGTTGCAAGCTGTTGGCCGTGCGCCGGGACGGCGTTGCCTACTTCTATCTCAACCGTTGCCCCCATCGCGGCATCCCGCTGGAATGGCAACCTGATCACTTCCTCGACGCCAGTGCCAGCCTGATTCAGTGCGCAACCCATGGCGCGCTGTTCCTGATCGAAAACGGCGAATGCATTGCCGGGCCGTGTGCAGGCCAAAGCCTCAAAGCCTTGCATGGCCGCGAAGACGCGCAAGGCCTGTGGGTTGAACTCTAG
- a CDS encoding FecCD family ABC transporter permease: MLATWLSLALGPVSLPLLDTLKAALRMLGAPIEAHGLEQAELILGQIRLPRTLLGLAVGGVLALSGVAMQGLFRNPLADPGLVGVSSGAALGAAIAIVGGSFFGGLPDAFGPYLLSLCAFLGGLGVTALVYRLGRRNGQTNVATMLLAGIALTALASSAVGLFTYLADDATLRTLTFWNLGSLNGASYARLWPLLLVSAGVALWLPRRAKALNALLLGESEANHLGIDVERLKRELVFCTALGVGAAVAAAGMIGFVGLVVPHLVRLLAGPDHRVLLPASVLAGASLLLFADLVARLALAPAELPIGIVTAFIGAPFFLYLLLRGRA; encoded by the coding sequence CTGTTGGCAACCTGGCTTTCATTGGCGTTGGGGCCTGTCAGCCTGCCTTTGCTGGATACGCTGAAGGCTGCGTTGCGCATGCTGGGGGCGCCGATTGAAGCTCACGGCCTGGAGCAGGCAGAGCTGATTTTAGGGCAGATCCGTTTGCCGCGTACCTTATTGGGGCTGGCCGTGGGCGGTGTCCTGGCATTGTCGGGCGTGGCAATGCAGGGGTTGTTTCGCAACCCGCTGGCCGATCCGGGGTTGGTCGGTGTTTCCAGTGGTGCGGCGTTGGGCGCGGCGATTGCGATCGTCGGCGGCTCGTTTTTTGGCGGTCTGCCGGATGCGTTTGGCCCGTATCTACTGTCGTTGTGCGCATTTCTCGGCGGTTTGGGCGTCACCGCACTGGTTTACCGGCTCGGCCGACGCAACGGCCAGACCAACGTTGCGACGATGCTGCTCGCCGGTATCGCGCTCACGGCCCTCGCCAGCTCGGCGGTGGGGTTGTTTACCTATTTGGCGGATGACGCCACGTTGCGCACGCTGACCTTCTGGAACCTGGGCAGCCTCAATGGCGCAAGCTATGCGCGGTTGTGGCCGCTGTTGCTGGTGAGTGCCGGTGTTGCGTTGTGGTTGCCGCGCCGGGCGAAAGCGTTGAATGCATTGTTACTGGGGGAGTCGGAGGCCAATCACCTTGGGATTGACGTGGAGCGGCTCAAGCGTGAACTGGTGTTCTGTACGGCTTTGGGGGTGGGCGCGGCAGTAGCGGCGGCGGGAATGATCGGGTTTGTCGGGCTGGTAGTGCCGCATCTTGTGCGGCTGTTGGCGGGGCCTGATCATCGGGTGCTGTTGCCGGCCTCGGTGCTGGCCGGGGCGAGCTTGTTGCTGTTTGCCGATCTGGTAGCGCGCTTGGCCCTGGCGCCGGCTGAATTGCCGATCGGCATCGTGACGGCGTTTATTGGTGCACCGTTTTTTCTGTATTTGTTGCTGCGAGGGCGTGCCTGA
- a CDS encoding heme/hemin ABC transporter substrate-binding protein, protein MRLSTSAIALVASLLVNPGAQASELPQRWVSAGGALSEWVTALGGESKLVGVDTTSQHPDSLTKLPSIGYQRQLSAEGILSLRPQVLVGTEEMGPPPVLAQIRGAGVQVEMFSAQPDLPTLQGNLQHLGKLLGSEARANELFTGYEQALEQQKAWVAKAQTTQKAPGVLLLLGHAGGKPLIAGKDTAADWMLQLAGGKNLATHTGYKPFSVESLAGLSPDVLVFADRALTGDAARAALFKENPILASTPAAKNSRVFELDPTLLVGGLGPRLPQSLVTLSAGFYPSQAKPAP, encoded by the coding sequence ATGCGCCTGAGTACCAGCGCTATTGCGCTCGTTGCCTCACTGCTGGTCAATCCCGGGGCGCAAGCCTCTGAACTGCCACAACGCTGGGTCAGTGCCGGTGGGGCGCTATCGGAATGGGTGACGGCCCTGGGCGGTGAGTCGAAGTTGGTAGGCGTCGATACCACCAGTCAGCATCCTGATTCGCTCACGAAGTTGCCCAGTATTGGCTACCAACGGCAGTTGTCGGCTGAAGGTATTTTAAGCCTGCGCCCGCAGGTTCTGGTCGGCACTGAAGAGATGGGCCCGCCGCCGGTGCTGGCGCAGATTCGGGGGGCGGGTGTGCAGGTCGAGATGTTCTCGGCGCAGCCCGATTTACCGACGTTGCAGGGGAACCTTCAGCATTTGGGCAAGTTGCTGGGCAGTGAGGCCAGGGCCAACGAATTGTTTACCGGCTATGAGCAGGCGCTTGAGCAGCAAAAAGCCTGGGTTGCCAAGGCCCAAACCACCCAAAAGGCACCGGGCGTGCTGTTGTTGCTCGGTCACGCGGGTGGCAAACCGCTGATTGCCGGTAAAGACACGGCTGCCGACTGGATGTTGCAGCTGGCAGGCGGCAAAAACCTGGCGACCCATACGGGTTACAAACCCTTTTCGGTGGAGTCGTTGGCGGGGTTGAGCCCCGATGTGCTGGTGTTTGCTGACCGGGCCTTAACCGGTGACGCCGCGAGGGCCGCCTTGTTCAAGGAGAACCCGATTTTGGCTTCCACGCCGGCGGCCAAGAATAGTCGGGTGTTTGAGTTGGACCCAACCCTGCTGGTGGGAGGGCTCGGGCCACGCTTGCCGCAAAGCCTGGTGACGCTGTCTGCCGGGTTTTATCCGTCCCAGGCTAAACCTGCCCCATGA
- a CDS encoding TfoX/Sxy family protein, with translation MNDELQHLKNLGKTSAQWLHAVGIHSASDLRRLGAVDAYRAVRTRGFRASKVLLYAIEGALMDVHWNDIPAERKEALNRQLDAISARQKN, from the coding sequence ATGAACGATGAGCTGCAACACTTGAAAAACCTTGGAAAGACGTCAGCGCAGTGGCTGCACGCGGTGGGCATCCACAGCGCGTCCGACTTGCGTCGGCTGGGAGCGGTCGATGCCTATCGGGCGGTACGGACTCGCGGGTTCCGGGCGTCGAAAGTCCTGCTGTATGCAATTGAGGGAGCATTGATGGATGTTCATTGGAACGATATCCCGGCAGAGCGCAAGGAAGCGCTGAACCGTCAATTGGATGCGATTTCAGCGCGCCAGAAGAATTAG
- the sfsA gene encoding DNA/RNA nuclease SfsA: MRFHPPLEEGRLIRRYKRFLTDIETVTGELLTIHCPNTGSMLNCMVEGGQVWFSRSDDPKRKLPGTWEIAETPQGRLACVNTARANQLVEEALRAGVITELNGFTALKREVPYGQEKSRIDFRLEYPQGAAYVEVKSVTLGFDGSAVAAFPDAVTQRGAKHLRELAHLARDGVRAVQLYCVNLSGIEAVRPAVEIDAGYAAALREAKAAGVEVLAYGVQVTPEEIYVDRRLEVLIGD; encoded by the coding sequence ATGCGCTTTCATCCTCCCCTCGAAGAAGGGCGGCTGATTCGCCGCTATAAGCGCTTTCTCACGGATATCGAAACGGTTACCGGCGAGTTGTTGACTATTCACTGCCCGAACACCGGTTCGATGCTCAATTGCATGGTGGAGGGTGGCCAGGTCTGGTTCAGTCGTTCCGACGACCCCAAACGCAAGTTGCCGGGCACCTGGGAAATTGCCGAAACGCCGCAGGGCCGACTGGCGTGCGTCAATACCGCACGCGCGAATCAGTTGGTTGAGGAGGCACTGCGCGCCGGGGTTATTACTGAGCTCAATGGCTTTACCGCGCTGAAACGTGAAGTGCCTTACGGCCAGGAAAAAAGTCGCATCGACTTTCGCCTGGAATACCCGCAGGGCGCGGCGTACGTGGAAGTTAAAAGTGTAACCCTGGGTTTCGATGGCTCGGCAGTGGCGGCCTTCCCCGATGCGGTGACACAACGTGGCGCCAAGCATCTGCGCGAGCTGGCGCACCTGGCCCGCGACGGCGTGCGGGCGGTGCAGCTGTATTGCGTCAACCTGTCGGGTATCGAGGCCGTGCGCCCGGCCGTGGAAATTGATGCTGGTTACGCTGCTGCGTTGCGTGAGGCCAAGGCGGCCGGCGTGGAGGTGCTGGCTTATGGTGTGCAGGTCACGCCTGAGGAAATTTACGTCGACCGCCGTTTGGAAGTGCTGATCGGCGACTAG